CTGGACCCATTCGACTGGTCCTGGAAGGCATATCCCCCGAGGCTGAAGAGACCAGAGACATCCTCGCCAACTGCCCCGACAGTTCTCTCGTAGGCGTCCTCAGAACAGATATGAAGAGCAGACCTGTTCTACTGCGTGTGATTGAAGGTTGAGCTGAATCGGGTTTCTCTCTGCTGTAATTCGCTTTTGCTGGTAAATTCCTTCGGCTATGGTCATAACCGAATTCAGCGCCAATCTCTTAAATGCGGACAGGTATCAACCTCTCCGTGTACGAGATCCTCGCCGTGCTCGGGCTCACCGTATTCCTCTCGCTGACGGGTGTCATGATGCCAGGCCCCGTCTTCGCGGCCACTGTCGTAAAGGGGTCCGAGGATGCCAAGGCCGGCATCCCCATAGCCCTGGGACATGGCGTCATCGAGTTCCCCCTGATGGTGGGAGTGTTCTACGCGGCCTCTTGGCTTGAGGATTCTTGGTTGCTGGCGGTCATAGGCATCGTCGGCGGACTATTCCTTCTCTTGATGGGATATCAGATGATAAGGTTCAGAGAGGGCGAGGGGGAGGAATACATGCCATACTCCTCGTTTGTGACGGGAATGGTCACAACGCTCACGAACCCGTACTTCTTCCTGTGGTGGGCGACCGTCGGCTTCAGCCTGATAGTCATGGCCGCCGCCTACGGTGTCATCATCATCATCGTCTTCGCCGTCGTCCACTGGTCCTGCGACCTGGTGTGGGACACGCTCGTCTCCTACACGGTGAACAGGAGCAAGAAGTTCTGGACGCCGAAGACAAGAACTGGCGTGTTCGTCGTCTGCGGAGGCCTGCTCATCCTCTTCGGATTCTACTTCATCGTCTCCGGGTTCATCGGCTTCTGACTCTAGACCAAGATTATCGTGATCACTATCGAGGTCGATCCGCCTTCGTCGTCCGTGACTGTCAGTGTGACGTTGTACGTGTCTGCCGCCATGAACGCATGCGTTTGAGCATCTGACGCCGCGAACGGATACGTTCCGTCCGTGCTGGGATACGGGTCTGGTCCCACTCCATCGTTGTAGTACGTCGCCGCGTCGTCCGGTGACAGGTCATCCCAGTTCCACGTGAACGTCAGGTCATCGCTTCCCGGGTCCGTCGCATCGGCCTCGAATGTGATGTCGTGTCCGACGAAGAACTGGTTCACCCCTAAGATCCACTCCCACCTATCGGGATGCCTCACGTTGAAGTTGTGCTGCGTGAGATTGTACCCGCCATCCTCGAACGAGACGTTCACCCATACGGGACTCGCGCCCCAGACCTGCCCGTTGACAGGGTCGTCGAGCGGCGTGTACACGACCTTCACAGTGATTACCCTCGTCACGTCGCATTCCACGTCCACGAGCGTCTGTGCCTGATCGTCCGGGCTTCCCGGATATCGAACGACCTCCGCGTAGCCGATCTGCGTCCCGTCCTCGTAAACGTACATCTCAACGTTGTGCCACTTCTCCCCCGCCGCGCGGAGCGTGAAGTCGACCAGGATGTATGCCTTCACGTCCTCGATCGTCGGGTTCACATTGAGCACTGTGACATCGACCACATCGGAGCCTGTGAGGCCGAGCTCGTCTCGCACCTCCACCATAGCCTCTCCCATGTAGTCGTCCCCGAGCGTGAGCGTCGCGGTCGGACTAGTTGACCAGGAGGTGTCCCAGTTCCCGTCGTTGTCGAGGTCCCATCTGTACTCGAGGGGATCTCCCTCGGGATCGTAGGACCCGCTAGCGTCGAAGAGAATCGTCTCGCCCTCGTTCACGATGACCGGCCCCGCCACGCTCGCAACGGGCGGGTAGTTCGGCACCGTGTACAGGAGATACGTCTCCGGGTCGCCGAAGAGGTTGTAGTTCAGCTCGTTCGTTGTCACCTTTGTCGTCGGCTTCTTGGCCTCGACCAGGGCCTTCCCCGCAGGCCAGCCGTCCTGGATGATGCCGCGGTTGTAGGCGTAGCCGAAGTTGGGATTCGCCATCGACGTGGGATCGTACGTCCAGTTGCCGCGCGATCCTGTGGAGCCTCTCGTCGCCCCGATTGTCGCTATCCCCCCGTTCTTGAGGAGCGCGTAGGCAAGGTTGCCGCTGCTCTCTGGTTTTGCGTTTCCGCACGAGGCCTGGTATGTGAAGGTCGGCTTCGAATCGTCGAGGTTGGGAGCCCTGCCGGAATCGAAGATATCGGACGCGGAGGTCGTGCTGCCGTGGGTCCACCACGTGATCACTCCGTACCCGTTCTTCCATTCGTTCTCTACACTGTCTTTGGAGGTGGGCCACAGCTCAGGCGTCGGCCCTCCGACCGGGGCATAGTCCTCTTTGTATATCCGGTAGTAGTCGAACCCCGCAGCGATCGCGTAGTCGTTGAGCACCTCCTCGCCATACTGATAGGCGGGCGTGGTGTCGGTGAGCGGCGACATCGGCAGAAGGATGGATTCCCTCCAGCTTATGTCGCCTGGGTCCGTCTCGTACTGGATCATTTTGCCGAGGATGTGGTCCAGCTGGTCATAGTCGTCGTCGTAGACGGGTATCCTTCCGACCCAGACGTTGGCGTCGTTCTCGGGTCCGCCTGGGCCTATGTCGCCGGTCGCCCAGATGTAATCAATCACCTCGTTGTCAGGTCTGACCAGGTCTGGGCTGCCCGACAGGTCTATGTTGTTGTAGTATCTGCCCGTCAGCCCGGCGGCCGTGTCCGCCTCGTTCCTGAGGTGGTCCACCGGGATGATCTGACGACCGACGTATGTTGGGTCTGCCTTGCCCACGGTCGTCCTGTAGTAGAGCCTCATGATGCCGTCCCCGATGTGCTCCTTGTATTCTAGCTTAATATCGTGGTTGCCTGCGGTCATGACCCTCGGTGCAGTGTTGCTGGTGGGCGGGTGCTCGGTGAGATTGTCCCAATTATCGATGATCAGGTCTCCGTCTATCCAGAGCTTTACTCCGCCGTCCGTGAAGGTCTGGAACTCGTACTGCTGGTCGAAATCGCAGTACACGTATCCGGTCCACCTGGCAGAGAAGTAGTCCGTGTTGATGGTGGGATCCGGGCTCAGCGGATTGGCAATGTCGACCGGTTCGGCGTGGTATCCATCGTCATCGAGGTCCCAATCGCCGTCGAGGTCGGCGTAGAACATGTCGGTTGGTATGTCACTGTGATCCCAGTTGAAGTAGCCGTACATGGTATCCTTCATGGGTATGTCGCCCACAGAATCCCCGGGATCGGTTGGATCATCGGGGTCGGGGTCGCCTATCAGCAGGACGTACTCTATGCCCATCGGCCCGTGGTTGTCAAGCAGCCACTGCCTTATCTTCTCGGCCCTCCCGTTCGGGGCCTCTCCCGTCAAGGAGTCGAAGTCTGTCTCCGTAACGACTAGAACGTCGTGTCCGTAGAGCTCCTTCAGGTGCACGAAATGCTCGAGCCTGTCGCTGCTGGCCACGATGGCGTTCGTCGTTATGATGACGTAGTCATACGTGGACGTGAGCCTCGGGGTTCTGGGCTCCCCTCCTGAAGGACGGTTGCGGTTGTTGGTCTCCTTCAGGTTCGTTGTAGGGTCGTCTGCTGGATACTGCTCTTCGCTCTGCGTGACTTCCGTCTCTCCGCCGAAGGATGCCGCCGCAAACGCTGTTGCGATGAGTGCAAAACACACTGCAACGCTGAAAACTCTCTTGTCAATCATCTTCTTCCCTCCTCGTGAGTTGCCACAGGATTCCATTTGGGCGTGAGAAGTAGCGAGGACTGCTCGTCTCCTCTAGATGCTTCGGCCTCTTCCCCAAACTCTGGGCCCCTCCCCGAGCTTATGCTGGCTGATACGAACTATGGATATAAAATCGTTGCCCAGAAACGACTAGTACTTCCTCTCCTGCGGCTCCCATTTGGTGATAACAACGGGCTTGTAGTCCAGCCTGATCTTGCCGTTCTCCATCCACGCCATCGTGTGCTTCAGCCAATCCTTGTCGTCGCGCTTCGGGAAGTCCGTTCTGTAGTGCGCGCCCCTGCTCTCCTCCCTCGCCAGTGCGCCAACGGCCATCACTTCCGAGAACTCCAGGATGTTCCTCGTCTGTATAGTGTCGATGAGCTCCGTGTTGAAGATCCTGCCCTTGTCTGCGGTGCCTATGTTCTGGAACCTCTCCATGAGGTCCTTGATCCGCTCGATGCAGAGCTCCAGGTCCTCTTTGACCCTGTATATCCCGCAGAGCCGAGTCATCGCGTTCTGCAGGTTCGTCAGCAGCTTCGGGGCGGATTCCTTGCCGTCGGCTGCGAGCAGGGATGTTACGTCGCTCTCGACCTCCCTCAGGTGTTCGTCCGGGAAGTTCACGAACTGCGTCCCCTTCGCGTGGTCTCTGGCGGCTATCCCCGCCTGTTTCCCGTAGACAACGGCGTCCAGCAGCGAGTTCGTGCCGAGCCTGTTCGCCCCGTGGACGGAGACGCAGGCGCATTCTCCCGCCGCGAACAGCCCCGCGACAGGGGTGTTCTTGACATCCGAGATCACATTCCCGTCTATCGTTGTCGGGAGCCCGCCCATCGAGTAGTGGGCGGTAGGCTGAATCGGTATTGGGTCCTTGATGGCGTCCACGCCGACGAAGTCAAGTGCCAGAGTGTGAATCTGAGGCAGCTTCTCCAGTATCGTCTCCTTCCCCAGGTGCCGCAGGTCGATATGCAGGAAATCGCTCCCGCCAATCCCGCGACCCTCGTTGACCTCCGTCTGCATGGCTCTGGATATCACGTCCCTCGGAGCCAGCTCCATCTTCTCCGGGGCGTAGTTCTCCATGAACCTCTCGCCCTTGTCGTTGAGCAGGTACCCGCCCTCGCCGCGTGCGCCCTCGGTGACGAGTATGCCATGCTGGTACAGTCCCGTCGGGTGGAACTGAACGAACTCCATGTCCTCGAGCGGGAGTCCAGCGTGGAGGAACATACCGAGGCCGTCCCCCGTGTTCGCCGCCGCGTTGGACGTGATCTTGAAGGCTCGCCCGTACCCCCCCGTGGTGAAGATGACGGACTTGGCGCTGAAGGCCTCGATCCTGCCGGTCTTCATGTCCAGGGCCGTCACGCCCGCGCAGGTCCCGTTCACCAGGGCGACGGAAAGCGCGAACCATTCATCGTAGAATGTCATCCTCTGCCTGAGACTCTGCTCGTACAGCGTGTGCAGGAGCGTGTGCCCCGTCCAATCCGCAGCGTAGCACGCTCTCGGCTTGCTGTGCCCGCCAAAGGGCCTCTGCGCGATCTTGCCCTCAGGCGTGCGGCTGAAGGCGACACCCATGTGCTCCAGCTCGTAGATGTTCTTCGGAGCTTCGTTGATGAGGACCTCCATCGCGTCCTGGTCGCAGAGGTAGTCCGCGCCCTTGACCGTGTCGAACGCGTGCTCCTCTATCGAGTCGGGCGTCTCGTTCCCCAGTGCGGCCGCTATGCCTCCCTGGGCGGCACCCGTGTGCGACCTCAGCGGGTGGATCTTCGAGATGATGGCGGTGTCCACCTCCCTCGACGTCTCTATGGCTGCCCGAAGGCCCGCCAGACCGCCGCCAACTATCACAACGTCGTGCTTTCTCATCCAATCACCCCAACATGAACGGCAGGAACGCCCACACCGCGAACGCGAAGAGGAAGATCGCCACGATCACCA
The nucleotide sequence above comes from Candidatus Thermoplasmatota archaeon. Encoded proteins:
- a CDS encoding LysE family translocator is translated as MRTGINLSVYEILAVLGLTVFLSLTGVMMPGPVFAATVVKGSEDAKAGIPIALGHGVIEFPLMVGVFYAASWLEDSWLLAVIGIVGGLFLLLMGYQMIRFREGEGEEYMPYSSFVTGMVTTLTNPYFFLWWATVGFSLIVMAAAYGVIIIIVFAVVHWSCDLVWDTLVSYTVNRSKKFWTPKTRTGVFVVCGGLLILFGFYFIVSGFIGF
- a CDS encoding C25 family cysteine peptidase; translation: MIDKRVFSVAVCFALIATAFAAASFGGETEVTQSEEQYPADDPTTNLKETNNRNRPSGGEPRTPRLTSTYDYVIITTNAIVASSDRLEHFVHLKELYGHDVLVVTETDFDSLTGEAPNGRAEKIRQWLLDNHGPMGIEYVLLIGDPDPDDPTDPGDSVGDIPMKDTMYGYFNWDHSDIPTDMFYADLDGDWDLDDDGYHAEPVDIANPLSPDPTINTDYFSARWTGYVYCDFDQQYEFQTFTDGGVKLWIDGDLIIDNWDNLTEHPPTSNTAPRVMTAGNHDIKLEYKEHIGDGIMRLYYRTTVGKADPTYVGRQIIPVDHLRNEADTAAGLTGRYYNNIDLSGSPDLVRPDNEVIDYIWATGDIGPGGPENDANVWVGRIPVYDDDYDQLDHILGKMIQYETDPGDISWRESILLPMSPLTDTTPAYQYGEEVLNDYAIAAGFDYYRIYKEDYAPVGGPTPELWPTSKDSVENEWKNGYGVITWWTHGSTTSASDIFDSGRAPNLDDSKPTFTYQASCGNAKPESSGNLAYALLKNGGIATIGATRGSTGSRGNWTYDPTSMANPNFGYAYNRGIIQDGWPAGKALVEAKKPTTKVTTNELNYNLFGDPETYLLYTVPNYPPVASVAGPVIVNEGETILFDASGSYDPEGDPLEYRWDLDNDGNWDTSWSTSPTATLTLGDDYMGEAMVEVRDELGLTGSDVVDVTVLNVNPTIEDVKAYILVDFTLRAAGEKWHNVEMYVYEDGTQIGYAEVVRYPGSPDDQAQTLVDVECDVTRVITVKVVYTPLDDPVNGQVWGASPVWVNVSFEDGGYNLTQHNFNVRHPDRWEWILGVNQFFVGHDITFEADATDPGSDDLTFTWNWDDLSPDDAATYYNDGVGPDPYPSTDGTYPFAASDAQTHAFMAADTYNVTLTVTDDEGGSTSIVITIILV
- the sdhA gene encoding succinate dehydrogenase flavoprotein subunit produces the protein MRKHDVVIVGGGLAGLRAAIETSREVDTAIISKIHPLRSHTGAAQGGIAAALGNETPDSIEEHAFDTVKGADYLCDQDAMEVLINEAPKNIYELEHMGVAFSRTPEGKIAQRPFGGHSKPRACYAADWTGHTLLHTLYEQSLRQRMTFYDEWFALSVALVNGTCAGVTALDMKTGRIEAFSAKSVIFTTGGYGRAFKITSNAAANTGDGLGMFLHAGLPLEDMEFVQFHPTGLYQHGILVTEGARGEGGYLLNDKGERFMENYAPEKMELAPRDVISRAMQTEVNEGRGIGGSDFLHIDLRHLGKETILEKLPQIHTLALDFVGVDAIKDPIPIQPTAHYSMGGLPTTIDGNVISDVKNTPVAGLFAAGECACVSVHGANRLGTNSLLDAVVYGKQAGIAARDHAKGTQFVNFPDEHLREVESDVTSLLAADGKESAPKLLTNLQNAMTRLCGIYRVKEDLELCIERIKDLMERFQNIGTADKGRIFNTELIDTIQTRNILEFSEVMAVGALAREESRGAHYRTDFPKRDDKDWLKHTMAWMENGKIRLDYKPVVITKWEPQERKY